The following proteins are co-located in the Xyrauchen texanus isolate HMW12.3.18 chromosome 41, RBS_HiC_50CHRs, whole genome shotgun sequence genome:
- the eci2 gene encoding enoyl-CoA delta isomerase 2, mitochondrial — protein sequence MTAVIKLLSPWRFDRLARASKSALIPCVQLHSTGALMGASVEDFNRAKDQLGTLKKDPGNEVKLKIYALFKQATQGPCNTPKPGMLDFVNKVKWDAWKSLGSVSQEEARQQYVELISSLVGAEAPTVAPQTSGVTKSFQTLLVSTENNITTIRLNRPEKKNAITVEMYNELIEALDLSGKDNSVITVMTGNGDYYCSGNDLNNFTKIPEGGVEKMAKESGELLKRYVKAYIDFPKPLIAVINGPAVGVSVTLLGLFDVVYATERATFHTPFSQLGQSPEGCSSYVFPKIMGAAKASEMLLFNKKLTATQACELGLVTEVFPENTFQSEVWTRLKAYAKLPRNSLALSKQLIRGVEKEKLHAVNEAEVERLVERWLSEECMQAIMNFFQDKSKL from the exons atgactgcTGTGATCAAACTCCTCTCCCCTTGGAGATTTGACCGACTAGCCCG AGCGTCAAAGTCTGCATTGATCCCATGTGTTCAGCTGCACAGCACAGGTGCATTAATGGGAGCATCAGTAGAAGATTTCAACAGAGCCAAGGATCAGCTTGGCACCTTGAAGAAGGACCCTGGAAATGAGGTCAAACTTAAGATCTATGCACTCTTCAAACAG GCCACTCAGGGTCCCTGCAACACCCCTAAACCAGGCATGCTGGACTTTGTGAACAAAGTGAAATGGGACGCCTGGAAGAGTCTGGGGTCTGTGTCACAG GAAGAGGCCAGGCAGCAGTATGTGGAGCTCATCTCATCTCTAGTGGGAGCTGAAGCCCCTACAGTGGCACCACAGACTTCTGGAGTCACAAAGAGCTTCCAGACCCTGCTGGTCAGCACAGAGAACAACATCACCACCATCCGCCTTAACAGACCTGAGAAAAAAAATGCCATCACTGTGGAG ATGTACAATGAGTTGATTGAAGCTTTGGATCTATCTGGaaaagacaattctgtcattacagTGATGACAG GCAATGGAGATTACTACTGCAGTGGCAATGACCTGAACAACTTCACTAAGATCCCTGAGGGTGGTGTAGAGAAAATGGCTAAAGAATCTGGGGAGTTACTCAA GAGGTACGTGAAGGCGTACATTGACTTCCCCAAACCTCTGATTGCTGTTATAAACGGGCCGGCGGTGGGTGTGTCAGTTACCCTGTTGGGACTTTTTGATGTTGTTTATGCCACTGAGAGG GCGACGTTTCACACACCTTTCAGTCAGTTGGGTCAAAGTCCAGAGGGCTGCTCTTCATATGTTTTCCCTAAAATCATGGGTGCAGCAAAG GCCAGTGAGATGTTGTTGTTTAATAAGAAGCTGACAGCCACACAGGCCTGTGAACTAGGGCTGGTGACTGAGGTCTTTCCTGaaaacacatttcagtctgaAGTGTGGACCAGACTGAAGGCCTACGCCAAACTGCCCAGAAAC TCTCTGGCCCTGTCGAAGCAGCTGATCCGcggggtggagaaagagaaactTCACGCCGTGAACGAGGCAGAGGTGGAGAGACTGGTGGAGCGCTGGCTCTCAGAGGAGTGTATGCAGGCCATTATGAACTTCTTCCAGGACAAGTCCAAACTGTGA